ACAGCGACTTAGCGGTAAGGCATTATGCTTCTAAACGTGAATTCCAATCCTTCAAGAACGCTTCAATTCCTTTGTCAGTCAATGGGTGGTGGAATAATTGCATTAATACTTTATAAGGAATCGTTGCAATATGAGCCCCTTTAAGAGCGGCATCCGTAATATGCATCGGGTGGCGGATGGAAGCGGCAATGATTTCCGCCTTGATATCATGGATCGCGAAAATGTCAGCAATGTCCGAAATTAAATGCAAGCCATTTTGACCGATATCATCCAAACGCCCTAAAAATGGAGATACATAAGTAGCTCCTGCCCTTGCTGCCAATAATGCTTGGTTGGCACTGAAAATAAGGGTCACGTTCGTTTTGACTCCTTGCTTTGTAAGGGCGGCAACAGCCTTTAATCCATCTGGAGTCATTGGCACTTTGATCGTGATATTAGGCGCAATCGCAACAAGTTCCTTCGCTTCAGCCATCATTCCTTCAAAATCGAGTGCAATGACTTCCGCAGAAACGGAATCCTTGACAAGGCTGGTAATTTCCCTTAAACGGTCATGAAAAGAAACGCCCTTTTCTCTTGCAACAAGGGACGGGTTAGTCGTTACTCCTGCTAATACGCCAAGTTCATGCGCTTGTTTGATTTCTTCCATGTTTGCTGTATCTATAAAGAATTTCATAAAATACCCTCCGTATGTAATCTTATTTTTCTTTCTCCATTACCCCTTGAATTCTAATTGTTCAAAAAATAGCATCGGCATTTACCTTAATTTTAAAGAAACCATTGGGGGAAAGTTCCCACCAATGGAGTTATGGCCTGCATCAGCCTGCACTTAAGGGCTTGGGACCCTGGACCGATGTTGTATTATGCTTTACCGTTTGAACCGAACTCACGGATTTTGCCAACGACCGTTTCTTTGATCGCTTCACGGCCAGGTACCAAGAATTTACGTGGATCGTAAACTTCCGCATCGCTATTCAGGATCTCACGTACAGCTTTCGTGAATACAATTTGATTTTCCGTATTCACGTTAATTTTTGATGTTCCAAGCGAAATCGCTTTTTGGATGTCTTTCGTCGGGATGCCTGTCCCGCCATGAAGAACTAATGGCTTGTTCGTTAAATCACGTACTTCTTCCATTTCTTTATAGCCAAGGTTCGGTTCACCTTTGTATGGTCCATGAACAGATCCCAATGCTGGTGCGAAGCAGTCAACATTCGTTTCTTTGACTAATTGTTCACATTCCTGAGGGTCTGCATATACAACGCCATCAGCAATTATATCATCTTCTTGTCCGCCGACCGTACCCACTTCCGCTTCAACGGATACATTGCGTGCATGGGCGAATTCAACAACCTTCTTCGTCGTTTCGATGTTCTCCTCAATCGGATGATGAGAAGCATCAATCATTACTGAAGTGAATCCAGCTTCGATCGCTTCTTTACATTTATCATAACTTGAACCATGGTCAAGGTGAATGGCCACAGGAACGGTAATTTTCATGTCTTCCAACAAACCTTGAACCATCATGACAGTCGTTTTGAAACCACCCATATGACGGGCAGCCCCTTCGGAAACGCCTAGGATGACTGGGGATTTTTCTTGTTCCGCAGCAGCTAGAATAGCTTGGGTCCACTCCAGGTTATTGATGTTGAATTGACCTACTGCATACTTTTCATCAAGAGCTTTATTAAGCATATCTTTCATAGAAACTAAAGGCATTTGATTTCCTCCTACTAGTGGGTGTGATTATCTTAAAGTTATTTCTTTCTAGATATTCCCTAAAATCAACGTAGCATACGCTCATCAATCAGAATATCTCTCCTCTTGTAGCATATCAATACATCAAAAAAACAGCAACAAATACACTATATCCAACGTTAAAATTTATTCCAAAAAAATGCGGCACATCTAAAAAAAAGATGGCCGCGGCAATTCTATAGCCAATAGTGTTAACCATTCATGACCATTAATTTGACTGAATCGGGAAGTATTCACGAACGGCTTTTCTAATATCATCAATATCGAAAGGCTTAGCAAAATGGGTCATTGCCCCTAAATCCTTCGCTTCTTGGATCATATCAAGCTCGCCATAAGCGGTCATGATTATGACCCGGATATCAGGATCGACCACCTTCATCCGTTTCAGGATTTCTATACCATCCATCCCGGGAATCTTCATATCGAGCAACACAAGATCCGGTGAATGATTATTCAGTACTTCCAGGGCTTGAATTCCATTTGCAGCTTGAAATGTATCATACCCTTCTTTATGTAAAACCTCGTTCAATAAAATACGGATCCCGAATTGATCATCAACTATCAATATTTTCCCTGACATTTTATCACCTCTTCTCTACATGATATAAAAATATCAGCCTAATCGGCATATTGCCCATACATGTATTTACTTTCACATTTTCACAAACTTGAATTCTATGTTCCTATTCGATAATTGTAACAAAATTCCTGCCCGATGGCTAAAATGAATTTATATTTTTTTGGTTTTTTTGACCCATTTAGTCAAACAAAACAATACGATCTAAATTCCTGAAGCCTGTCAATGCACAGGAAAGTCCTTTATAATAAAGGGACTATTTTTTAAAAAGGAGTCCCTGATCATGTTAAAAATTTTCTCGACACAACTAAGCGGTATATTCAAAAAAATGATGGACAATGAAGCCTTTGGAATGGAGGATGCCGGGCGCCTGCTGGCACAGGCCGCTGTTGGGGATGGCTCCATCTTCATACAAGGTTTTGGTGAAATGCAAGGTGTCACCTCCGAAGCCTTGGACGGGGCAGAGCCCTTTCCGAAAGCAAAAAGATATGAACACGGCGAAACTATTTCAAGAGAAGATCGATTTCTTATATTCACCAGGTATTCGGATGATCACGAAGCATTGAAGCTTGCACATGCACTTAGGGAAGAAGATATACCCTTTGTCGCAATATCAACCTCCGTATCGTCCAATGAAGAATCTCTCATGGAGCTGGCTGACGTACATATCGATTTACGGATCCACCGGGGATTGATTCCTGATGAAACCGGAAACCGCTTCGGCTACCCCACCCTCATTGCCGCCCTTTTTGCCTATTATGGAATTAAATTCACTCTTGAGGAAATTATACAAGAATATCAAAATGAAGAAGATTAATCTTATTGATCTACAAAAAAGGTATCGGAATGGCCCCATCCCGATACCTTTTTTGATTTACATTGGAACAGAACCAACTAGCTCTCGAATAAACCCACTACCTGCATTGTGAGAACCGGTCCATTGTCCCGTTACTCACGATTTGGTTGCATCCAATTTACAAGGCCATTTCTCGCAATAATCCCGCTTTTCACATGCCAATTGGGGCCGTTCCTCGCACATTTCTTCCGTTACTCGCCAGTTTGGAGATTAAATCGATATAATCACCGCTTTCTTTCACCATTTTGGAGCGTTACTCGCCATTTTAACGACTTTACTCGCCAGTTTCGTGCTTTCACTCGCGAGTTGCGGTTTGCATCGAATTGAACAAAAAAACTGCAGGCAATTTCGATTATTCATCGAGTTTGCCTACAGTCTGACTTAGCCACTTGATTATTAAAGTTTCTCGCTGCGCTTTAAAGACATCCCAACAAAGTCACGGAATAGTGGCTGTGGACGGTTAGGGCGTGACGTGAATTCCGGATGGAATTGAGAAGCCACAAACCAAGGATGATCCTTCAATTCAACGATTTCAACAAGACGGCCATCTGGGCTTGTTCCGGAGAAGACGAATCCAGCCTCTTCCATCGCCTGACGGTAATGATTATTGAATTCATAACGATGACGGTGACGTTCATACACAACCTCGTCATTATACGCCTCGTAAGCCTTGGTTCCCTCGATAAGCTTACATGGGTATAAGCCAAGACGAAGTGTACCGCCCAAATCTTCTACATCCTTTTGTTCTGGAAGAAGATCGATGATTGGATCTGGAGTATCCGCTTGAATTTCAGCAGAATGAGCTTCCGGCAACCCTAATACGTTGCGCGCATATTCAATGGACGCCAATTGCATGCCCAAACAGATTCCGAAGAACGGTGTTTTTGTCGTACGGGCATATTCCGTCGCGGCAATTTTCCCTTCGATACCACGATCTCCAAAGCCGCCAGGAACAAGGATGCCATCTGCATCTTGAAGAAGTTCAGCAACATTTTCTTTCGTTACGTCTTCCGAATTGACCCAGTCGATTTCAACATCGGCATCAAATGCATAACCTGCGTGCTTAAGTGCTTCCACTACAGAAAGATAAGCATCTTGCAGTTCAACATATTTTCCGACAAGAGCGATTTTCGTTTTTTTCGATAAAGACGTAACCTTTTTGACTAGTTCCTTCCAATCTTCCATATCCGCCTCGGCGCAGTCCAATTTCAAGTGGTCACAAACGATTTGGTCCATATTTTGTGCTTGAAGGGCAAGAGGGATGGAGTAAAGCGTATCTGCATCAAGGCATTCGATAACCGATTTTTTATCGATATCGCAGAATAAAGCAATTTTATCCTTCATATCTTGTGAGATCGGGCTTTCTGTACGTGCAACGATGATATTCGGCTGAATGCCAAGGCTGCGCAATTCCTTCACACTATGCTGAGTCGGTTTCGTTTTCATTTCACCAGCAGCTTTAATATAAGGAACGAGTGTACAGTGGATATACATAACATTATTGATTCCGATATCACTCTTGATTTGACGGATCGCTTCAAGGAATGGAAGGGATTCGATATCCCCTACAGTACCGCCAATTTCAGTAATGACGATATCCGCATTCGTTTCATTGCCTGAACGGAAAACCCGCTCCTTGATTTCATTCGTAATGTGGGGAATGACTTGAACCGTTCCACCCAAATAGTCGCCGCGGCGTTCTTTTCTAAGGACGGTCGAATATATTTTCCCTGTAGTCACATTGCTGTGCTTACCAAGGTTGATATCGATGAACCGCTCATAATGGCCCAGGTCCAAATCCGTCTCCGCACCATCATCCGTAACGAACACTTCACCATGTTGATATGGACTCATCGTTCCTGGATCCAAGTTGATATAAGGGTCAAATTTTTGGATCGTAACATTCAATCCCCTATTTTTTAAAAGTCGTCCCAACGAAGCGGCCGTTATCCCTTTTCCTAAGGAAGAAACTACTCCACCTGTCACAAAAATATATTTTGTCATCTCATATCCTCCTACTAGAATGTTTTCTTCATCAATACGCCGCCTTTCCGGCGGTTAAAAACCAAAAGACGCAGAGCGGTATGCCATTAATCACTTAAGATCTTCAGTGAGAGTCATGCTTGATGCATGAACAAGGATAAACTTCCGCAAAATGACAGCAAAACATAAATATGTTCTCTGTAGTTTTTACAATTCTACGAGAAATCATTTTTAAAAATAAAAAAATGATGTCATTTATACATTCCATCATTAAAAACAAAAACGCTCCTCTTACAATAAAAGTAAGGGAGCGATATAATTTAATCATTGTGTCCTTTTTTAAGGAGCCCAAAAATGATTCTACAAATTTCGCCTTAAAAAGTCAAGGGCGATTATTTATTTTTCATTCTCTTCATCCAGCTCATCTTCATCTTCATCTTCGTCCTCATCATCTTCCAGGACGAATGATTCATCTTCAATTATTTCTTCTTCGAGATCGTCATCATCATCCACGTCATCGTCCAATAGCACTTCGTCGATAACTGGAGAACCTAGGATATCATCGTCATCCTCATCCTCATCCTCGTCCAGATCATCAACATCTTCATCGAAATCAAGATCTTCATCATCAAGTTCGTCGAAATCATCGATGACGACAGCAGCCTTTTTCGCTTTCTTTTTCTTTTTCGGTTTTACGACATGGACCACTTCTTCTTCGATTTGATCAACCGGGTACCAAGTTTTCAATCCCCAACGGTTGTCCCCAAGTGAAGTGAAACGGCCATCAACATTTAAATCGGTATAGAATTGGGCAATCTTTTTTGCCACTTCCGCTTTTGATAAATGATGCAGCGAAGCCAGTTCACTGATTAGGTCTTTGAATGGAATCGGTTCATTTCTTTCCACTAACAAATCATATGCCATCTCTATTAAGGACATTTCCAATAATTGCTCTTTTGAGTATTGTTTTAAACTCAAATTCCGCACTTCCCTTCTCTATTCAAACACTGGATTCGGTGTTTTTTCACATAAAAAAATAATCTAAAACAGTATTTCGATAAAATAACGACAATTCCTGCTAGACATATACTCCATTATAAACAATCCAAATGGGTTTATGCTAGTTCTATCTGATACTTTCACAGATTTACCTTAACGCGTATGTTACCTGGAGTGCTTGACCATTTACTTTCTTTCTTGGTTTTTTGACGATAAGCTGCCGTAAAGAAAGCAACGGCCATGATGGAAAAGGAGATTGCACCCAATTGATGCTCATACAGCTCAAATAAAGGAATGATGGCAAAAAAGGAACCAAGTATTCAACCGAGCAGCTTAAGATTCATTGTTTCAACTCCGTGGGCTGATTCATCATTTTTGCCCCTTTTCCTGATAATTATAAGGGGAAATTCAATTTTTGCCAAAAAAAGGGGCGTAGCCATTCAGAAAAAGGGACCCCTTCAGTCCGGAGTCCCATTTGCATTTCCTACATATTTCTGCGGTATTGCCCTCCTACATCATAAAGGGCACGGGTTATCTGGCCAAGACTGGCCACTTTCACGCAATTCATGAGCTCGGCAAAAATATTGTCACCATTCATGGCAGCGGCTTTCAGCCTGGTTAGCGCTTCATCAGTGAACTGGTTATTTCTTTCCTGAAATGCTTGCAAGTTCGTGATCTGCCCTTCTTTTTCTTCCTTCGTTGCACGGGCAATTTCCATGCTGTTCACGGCATCTTCAGAGGGTGGGTTTGGATTCAAGTACGTATTGACCCCGATGATCGGCAATTCTCCCGTATGCTTCTTCATTTCATAATGCATGGATTCATCCTGGATCTTGCCGCGCTGATACTGCGTCTCCATTGCTCCAAGAACGCCGCCTCGATCATTG
This genomic stretch from Peribacillus muralis harbors:
- the fsa gene encoding fructose-6-phosphate aldolase translates to MKFFIDTANMEEIKQAHELGVLAGVTTNPSLVAREKGVSFHDRLREITSLVKDSVSAEVIALDFEGMMAEAKELVAIAPNITIKVPMTPDGLKAVAALTKQGVKTNVTLIFSANQALLAARAGATYVSPFLGRLDDIGQNGLHLISDIADIFAIHDIKAEIIAASIRHPMHITDAALKGAHIATIPYKVLMQLFHHPLTDKGIEAFLKDWNSRLEA
- a CDS encoding class II fructose-bisphosphate aldolase, with the translated sequence MPLVSMKDMLNKALDEKYAVGQFNINNLEWTQAILAAAEQEKSPVILGVSEGAARHMGGFKTTVMMVQGLLEDMKITVPVAIHLDHGSSYDKCKEAIEAGFTSVMIDASHHPIEENIETTKKVVEFAHARNVSVEAEVGTVGGQEDDIIADGVVYADPQECEQLVKETNVDCFAPALGSVHGPYKGEPNLGYKEMEEVRDLTNKPLVLHGGTGIPTKDIQKAISLGTSKINVNTENQIVFTKAVREILNSDAEVYDPRKFLVPGREAIKETVVGKIREFGSNGKA
- a CDS encoding response regulator codes for the protein MSGKILIVDDQFGIRILLNEVLHKEGYDTFQAANGIQALEVLNNHSPDLVLLDMKIPGMDGIEILKRMKVVDPDIRVIIMTAYGELDMIQEAKDLGAMTHFAKPFDIDDIRKAVREYFPIQSN
- a CDS encoding DUF2529 domain-containing protein, which encodes MLKIFSTQLSGIFKKMMDNEAFGMEDAGRLLAQAAVGDGSIFIQGFGEMQGVTSEALDGAEPFPKAKRYEHGETISREDRFLIFTRYSDDHEALKLAHALREEDIPFVAISTSVSSNEESLMELADVHIDLRIHRGLIPDETGNRFGYPTLIAALFAYYGIKFTLEEIIQEYQNEED
- a CDS encoding CTP synthase; its protein translation is MTKYIFVTGGVVSSLGKGITAASLGRLLKNRGLNVTIQKFDPYINLDPGTMSPYQHGEVFVTDDGAETDLDLGHYERFIDINLGKHSNVTTGKIYSTVLRKERRGDYLGGTVQVIPHITNEIKERVFRSGNETNADIVITEIGGTVGDIESLPFLEAIRQIKSDIGINNVMYIHCTLVPYIKAAGEMKTKPTQHSVKELRSLGIQPNIIVARTESPISQDMKDKIALFCDIDKKSVIECLDADTLYSIPLALQAQNMDQIVCDHLKLDCAEADMEDWKELVKKVTSLSKKTKIALVGKYVELQDAYLSVVEALKHAGYAFDADVEIDWVNSEDVTKENVAELLQDADGILVPGGFGDRGIEGKIAATEYARTTKTPFFGICLGMQLASIEYARNVLGLPEAHSAEIQADTPDPIIDLLPEQKDVEDLGGTLRLGLYPCKLIEGTKAYEAYNDEVVYERHRHRYEFNNHYRQAMEEAGFVFSGTSPDGRLVEIVELKDHPWFVASQFHPEFTSRPNRPQPLFRDFVGMSLKRSEKL
- the rpoE gene encoding DNA-directed RNA polymerase subunit delta, encoding MSLKQYSKEQLLEMSLIEMAYDLLVERNEPIPFKDLISELASLHHLSKAEVAKKIAQFYTDLNVDGRFTSLGDNRWGLKTWYPVDQIEEEVVHVVKPKKKKKAKKAAVVIDDFDELDDEDLDFDEDVDDLDEDEDEDDDDILGSPVIDEVLLDDDVDDDDDLEEEIIEDESFVLEDDEDEDEDEDELDEENEK